The following proteins come from a genomic window of Shewanella halifaxensis HAW-EB4:
- a CDS encoding phosphatidylglycerophosphatase A family protein, with amino-acid sequence MNLLSKDPVLAKLSLKNPIHFLALGFGSGLVAKAPGTFGTLAAIPVFLLMAPLSLPWYIALTVISVLAGFYICDKASKDMGVHDHGAIVWDEIAGLLITMIAAPAGWQWLAIGFLLFRLFDILKPWPIRWLDAKVHGGFGIMIDDVLAGIFAMLCLQGLAYYLA; translated from the coding sequence ATGAATCTACTCTCTAAAGATCCAGTATTAGCTAAGCTATCACTGAAGAATCCTATTCACTTTCTCGCCCTTGGGTTTGGCTCTGGGCTAGTGGCTAAGGCGCCAGGCACCTTTGGCACGCTGGCAGCTATCCCGGTTTTTCTGCTGATGGCGCCATTGAGCTTGCCTTGGTATATCGCACTGACGGTTATTAGTGTGCTTGCAGGTTTTTATATCTGCGATAAAGCCTCGAAAGACATGGGCGTGCACGACCATGGCGCGATAGTATGGGATGAAATTGCTGGGCTATTGATCACCATGATTGCTGCCCCTGCGGGTTGGCAATGGTTGGCTATTGGTTTTCTGCTGTTTCGTCTCTTTGATATTTTAAAGCCTTGGCCCATTCGCTGGCTCGATGCTAAGGTCCACGGTGGTTTTGGCATCATGATTGACGATGTATTAGCGGGTATTTTTGCCATGCTCTGCTTACAGGGTTTAGCCTATTACCTCGCTTGA
- the recN gene encoding DNA repair protein RecN: MLCQLSINNFAIVRFLELDFKAGMTSITGETGAGKSIAIDALGLCLGNRADANTIRPGATKAEVSARFLLDDTPAAKRWLEDNDLELDDECILRRTISSDGRSRAYINGNPVPLTQIKSLGQRLIGIHSQHAHHAMLKSEHQLTLLDSYANHKMLLDSVSASYHRCKTIEKQLHLLEMSQQERLARKQLLQYQVEELNEFAINEGEFESIEAEHKKLANSTALIELCRNQLHILQESDEGNVESLLNTSISQGQDLESYDPELGGVLAMLNDALIQVQESSSEIERYLDGLELDPEYFAHLELRLSKTMQLARKHQVMPNELYTHHQSLLEELEDLGSDDDKLDDISEQLKASQEAYLQHARKLSQSRSRYAKELDKQVTHSIHELNMPKGKFTIAVNFNEAVITPSGCDSIEFLVSTNPGQPLQPIAKVASGGELSRIGLGIQVITAKKVSTPTLIFDEVDVGISGPTAAVVGRMLRSLGESTQVFCVTHLPQVAGNGHQHMFVNKSSKAGQTETSMVALDKAQRIEELARLLGGDTITSNTLANAKELLLS, encoded by the coding sequence ATGCTTTGCCAACTCAGCATCAACAACTTTGCTATTGTGCGTTTCTTAGAGCTCGACTTTAAAGCTGGAATGACCAGTATTACGGGTGAAACCGGCGCGGGTAAATCGATTGCTATCGATGCTCTCGGCCTATGTTTAGGTAATCGAGCCGACGCCAATACCATTAGACCTGGTGCCACTAAGGCCGAAGTAAGTGCCCGCTTTTTATTAGATGATACTCCAGCAGCAAAACGCTGGCTTGAAGATAACGACCTTGAACTCGATGACGAGTGCATCTTGCGCCGCACAATTAGCAGTGATGGCCGCTCACGCGCCTACATCAACGGTAATCCCGTGCCGCTAACGCAAATCAAATCCCTTGGGCAGCGGCTTATCGGTATTCATAGCCAACATGCTCACCACGCTATGCTAAAGAGTGAGCATCAACTCACCCTGCTAGATAGCTATGCCAACCATAAGATGCTGCTCGACAGCGTCAGCGCTAGCTACCACAGATGTAAGACTATCGAGAAACAACTGCATCTATTAGAGATGTCCCAGCAGGAGCGTTTAGCGCGCAAACAGCTACTGCAATATCAGGTTGAGGAGTTAAACGAATTCGCTATTAATGAAGGCGAATTCGAGTCTATTGAGGCTGAACATAAGAAACTGGCTAACAGCACTGCTTTAATCGAGCTTTGCCGTAACCAACTGCATATTTTACAAGAGAGTGATGAGGGTAATGTTGAGTCGCTATTAAATACCTCGATCAGTCAGGGGCAAGATCTTGAAAGCTACGACCCTGAACTCGGCGGTGTCCTAGCCATGCTTAACGATGCGCTTATTCAGGTACAAGAAAGTAGTAGTGAGATAGAGCGTTACTTAGATGGCTTAGAGCTAGACCCTGAATATTTTGCTCATTTAGAGCTGCGCCTTTCTAAGACGATGCAGCTTGCCCGCAAGCATCAAGTGATGCCAAATGAGCTCTATACTCATCACCAGAGTTTGCTAGAGGAGCTTGAAGACTTAGGTTCTGACGACGACAAGTTAGATGATATTAGTGAACAGTTAAAGGCGAGCCAAGAGGCTTATCTGCAACACGCTAGAAAGCTCAGCCAAAGCCGCAGTCGTTATGCTAAAGAGCTTGATAAACAGGTGACCCACTCCATCCACGAGCTCAACATGCCTAAGGGTAAGTTTACCATTGCGGTTAACTTCAATGAGGCGGTTATCACCCCAAGTGGCTGTGACAGCATTGAGTTTTTAGTCTCGACCAACCCAGGTCAGCCTCTGCAGCCTATTGCAAAGGTCGCCTCCGGTGGCGAGTTGTCGCGTATTGGTTTAGGCATTCAGGTGATCACCGCCAAAAAGGTCTCGACGCCGACACTGATCTTCGATGAAGTGGATGTGGGTATTTCAGGGCCTACCGCGGCCGTTGTTGGCCGTATGCTGCGCTCACTTGGTGAGTCGACTCAGGTGTTTTGTGTGACCCACCTGCCGCAGGTGGCGGGTAATGGCCATCAGCATATGTTCGTCAATAAGAGCAGCAAAGCAGGTCAGACTGAGACCTCTATGGTGGCACTGGACAAAGCTCAACGCATCGAAGAGTTAGCGCGCTTATTAGGTGGCGATACCATCACCAGTAATACCTTGGCGAATGCGAAAGAACTGCTGCTCAGTTAA
- a CDS encoding LysR family transcriptional regulator: MSTNFGLELQLIYQFVHLVNAGSFSQAAKELDMPIATVSRKLTKLETVLDKQLLMRNTRKLRLTEEGIALFQQYQSIISQFDSISGVTVDKPEGTLRIAAPVSIISMIFIKALNEFCEQYPDIQLHITQNNNVIDLIDEGVDVAIVGGTQPDSSWISSSLGVLNYGLFASQQYIDSAPVLTHPQELAEHALIKVWPLYNWSLKHPNGGSFYYDGKAKLTLSDLHGAVEATVDHGGILYGPELFVKEELRAGKLQRLLPEWIGEKRRISILYHQRSHQPLKVKLFIEFMQSKAEGLFSMHS, encoded by the coding sequence ATGAGTACCAACTTTGGTTTGGAATTACAGCTGATCTATCAATTTGTGCATCTGGTGAATGCGGGCAGCTTTTCTCAGGCCGCTAAAGAGCTCGATATGCCGATTGCCACAGTGAGCCGTAAGCTGACTAAGTTGGAGACGGTATTAGATAAACAGTTATTGATGCGTAATACTCGTAAGCTGAGGCTAACTGAAGAGGGCATTGCGCTGTTTCAGCAGTATCAGTCGATTATCTCTCAGTTTGACAGCATCAGCGGGGTTACGGTTGATAAGCCTGAGGGGACGTTACGTATTGCTGCCCCTGTGTCGATTATCTCGATGATTTTTATCAAGGCGCTCAATGAGTTCTGCGAGCAGTATCCGGATATTCAGTTGCATATTACGCAAAACAATAACGTGATCGATTTAATTGATGAAGGTGTCGATGTAGCGATAGTGGGCGGTACCCAACCAGATTCATCTTGGATCTCTAGCTCATTGGGTGTGCTTAATTATGGTTTATTTGCCTCTCAACAGTATATCGACAGTGCGCCTGTACTCACTCACCCCCAAGAGCTTGCTGAGCACGCCTTAATTAAAGTATGGCCACTCTATAATTGGTCGCTAAAGCACCCAAATGGTGGATCATTTTATTATGATGGTAAAGCCAAGCTGACATTAAGCGATTTGCATGGCGCAGTGGAGGCGACGGTTGATCACGGCGGCATTCTCTATGGACCGGAACTCTTTGTTAAAGAAGAGCTCAGAGCCGGGAAATTACAGAGATTACTGCCAGAGTGGATTGGTGAAAAAAGACGAATTTCGATTTTATATCATCAGCGCAGCCATCAACCCCTAAAGGTGAAACTGTTTATCGAATTTATGCAATCTAAGGCGGAAGGTTTATTCTCGATGCATAGCTAG
- a CDS encoding YjaG family protein: MTNKQGFFKRLKALELPQKKLFAVALCQRMLPNYQLFSEVCEFGDPKVLDTLLNLLWQSMYDNKLKLNIDIYLERLEANTPEPSDFDVYGVYPAMDAVVALTSLISALQSKVEEDIVNISKLSSATVANYIEATCEQEFDNEDALDDYIFAHEVMLEEKEMQNSLLQIIEDNLSMKADFVKELRKEIVEIGVSNIGIEATR, encoded by the coding sequence ATGACAAACAAACAGGGATTTTTTAAACGCCTAAAAGCACTAGAGTTACCTCAAAAAAAGCTTTTTGCGGTTGCCCTATGCCAACGTATGCTACCTAATTATCAGCTTTTTTCAGAAGTATGCGAATTTGGCGACCCCAAGGTACTCGATACCTTGCTTAACTTGCTTTGGCAGTCGATGTACGACAACAAGCTCAAACTGAATATCGATATTTACCTCGAACGCCTTGAAGCCAATACGCCAGAACCAAGCGACTTCGATGTTTACGGTGTTTACCCTGCAATGGATGCCGTCGTTGCATTAACTTCACTTATCAGTGCACTACAGAGCAAGGTAGAAGAAGATATTGTCAATATCAGTAAGCTGTCATCAGCGACGGTAGCTAACTATATCGAAGCGACTTGTGAGCAAGAATTTGATAATGAAGATGCCTTAGATGACTACATCTTCGCCCATGAAGTGATGCTTGAAGAGAAAGAGATGCAAAACTCTCTACTGCAAATTATCGAAGATAACCTATCGATGAAAGCTGACTTTGTGAAAGAGTTACGTAAGGAAATCGTTGAAATTGGTGTGTCTAACATTGGCATTGAAGCCACAAGATAA
- the barA gene encoding two-component sensor histidine kinase BarA, whose protein sequence is MTKYSLRSWVLVLALAPTILVGILLGGYFTINRFYELEDTLIEQASNIIEPLAIASEVGLESKDFETTKRLITSAQLNKASLVQFIAIFDDNNRVVVTSHHYKNHEVMRFDKPLDSMLRTELEQVGDSMILRAPIFKSSNAPVQGLDKSQQADSDIIKIGYIAILINRENALLQQHRAAVAAFIIVLIGVQLNLFFTFRLVKNVTQPITEMVRVVAKIREGKLDTRLTGNLIGELDLLKRGINAMAGSLSEYHDEMQQNIDQATSDLRETLEQIEIQNVELDMAKKRAQEASRIKSEFLANMSHELRTPLNGVIGFAKQLLKTPLHSSQQDYIRTIERSATNLLSIINDILDFSKLEAGKMVLENIPFSLRETLEETVTLLSSSAREKELEFVIDVDSRIPEDVTGDAMRFSQIITNLVGNAIKFTDKGSVQLKLQLEEIKEQKVHLRCEIIDTGIGIDKQQQSSLFQAFGQADSSISRRFGGTGLGLVITKRLINRMGGQIGCYSEPKQGSTFWFSLPLNISQYPIHDTLPLATLEGKSILLFEPSNLSRHAIERMLQRLGLRATIAKNIKQLEFIVTQSNNVFDFGLISCRAVAASHQPANTLKLAKSKIDYLLLISDCAEQEEVFSLVRPYVDKQLSMPVGERLLSSSLLDPHSSLISEALLPIDATPTPAKRENLSVLAVDDNPANLKLIDTLLKELVTQVQVADNGELAVKLAKERSYDLIFMDIQMPGTDGITATKQIRHNSSNRNTPIIAVTAHAIAEERERISSSGMDGYLPKPIDEAALKGVITRWKTRPKFTHFDQRTLNWELCLTQANNKPDLALDMLKMLLKSLPETVEQIELALSSLDDDKMLACIHKLHGACCYCGVPTTQKLCQEIESGLKRGETIENVEPEILELLDELTKVESAANQVISQLSVDI, encoded by the coding sequence ATGACCAAATACAGCCTTCGTTCATGGGTTCTGGTATTGGCGTTAGCCCCTACAATTTTAGTGGGGATCTTATTAGGTGGCTATTTTACCATAAATAGATTCTATGAACTTGAAGATACGCTCATAGAACAAGCAAGTAATATCATCGAACCCTTGGCAATTGCCTCTGAAGTCGGCCTTGAGAGCAAAGATTTCGAAACCACGAAAAGACTGATCACCTCTGCACAATTAAATAAAGCCTCATTGGTGCAGTTTATTGCCATCTTCGATGATAATAACCGAGTAGTAGTAACCTCCCATCATTATAAAAATCATGAAGTTATGCGCTTCGATAAACCATTAGACTCGATGCTACGCACCGAACTTGAACAAGTCGGCGACAGCATGATTTTGCGTGCGCCAATTTTTAAGAGCAGTAATGCTCCAGTGCAAGGCCTTGATAAAAGCCAGCAAGCTGATAGTGACATCATAAAAATTGGTTATATCGCCATCTTAATCAATAGGGAAAATGCACTACTACAGCAGCACCGAGCCGCTGTCGCCGCCTTTATTATTGTATTAATCGGTGTGCAGCTAAACCTATTCTTTACCTTCCGTCTGGTTAAAAACGTCACGCAACCGATCACAGAGATGGTGCGGGTCGTTGCCAAAATTCGTGAAGGCAAGCTCGATACCCGCTTAACGGGCAACTTGATTGGTGAGCTCGACCTGCTTAAACGCGGTATCAATGCAATGGCGGGCTCGCTTTCGGAATACCATGATGAAATGCAGCAAAATATTGATCAAGCGACTTCAGATTTACGCGAAACGTTAGAGCAGATTGAGATCCAAAACGTCGAGCTAGACATGGCAAAGAAACGCGCTCAAGAAGCCAGTCGGATCAAGTCAGAGTTCTTAGCGAATATGTCCCACGAACTAAGAACGCCACTTAACGGTGTGATTGGTTTTGCCAAACAACTATTAAAAACCCCACTGCACTCTAGCCAGCAAGACTATATTCGAACCATTGAACGCAGCGCGACTAACCTGCTTAGCATCATTAACGATATTCTTGATTTTTCTAAGCTCGAAGCCGGTAAAATGGTACTGGAAAATATCCCCTTTTCATTGCGTGAAACCTTAGAAGAAACCGTCACTCTGCTATCGAGTAGTGCTCGAGAGAAAGAGTTAGAGTTTGTTATCGATGTCGACTCGCGCATCCCAGAAGATGTCACTGGCGACGCGATGCGCTTTAGCCAAATCATTACCAACTTGGTCGGTAATGCGATTAAATTTACCGATAAAGGCAGCGTGCAATTAAAACTGCAACTTGAAGAGATAAAAGAGCAAAAGGTTCACCTTAGATGTGAAATCATAGACACTGGTATTGGCATTGACAAACAACAACAGTCCTCACTATTCCAAGCTTTTGGTCAGGCAGATTCATCGATATCACGCCGCTTTGGTGGCACCGGGCTTGGACTTGTTATCACTAAACGCCTCATCAATCGCATGGGAGGGCAGATAGGCTGTTATTCAGAGCCTAAACAAGGCTCCACCTTTTGGTTCTCTCTGCCGCTAAATATTAGCCAATATCCTATTCACGATACCTTGCCGCTAGCAACCCTTGAGGGCAAGAGTATCCTGCTATTTGAGCCGAGCAATCTTTCACGTCATGCCATAGAGCGAATGTTGCAACGCTTGGGCCTAAGAGCCACTATCGCAAAAAATATCAAGCAGCTAGAGTTTATTGTGACGCAATCTAATAATGTGTTTGATTTTGGTCTAATTAGCTGCCGTGCTGTGGCGGCATCCCATCAGCCAGCAAATACCCTTAAACTCGCAAAATCTAAGATCGATTACCTGCTACTCATCTCTGATTGTGCCGAACAAGAAGAGGTGTTCTCTCTAGTACGCCCTTATGTGGATAAACAGCTTTCAATGCCCGTTGGTGAAAGACTACTTTCAAGTTCGCTACTCGATCCGCATTCGAGCTTAATCAGCGAAGCGTTACTCCCTATCGACGCGACACCTACGCCCGCAAAACGCGAGAATTTAAGCGTTCTAGCCGTCGACGATAATCCAGCCAATCTAAAACTTATTGATACCTTATTAAAAGAGTTAGTGACCCAAGTGCAAGTGGCTGATAATGGTGAGTTAGCAGTAAAGCTTGCTAAAGAGCGTAGCTACGATCTTATCTTTATGGATATTCAGATGCCGGGTACCGATGGTATTACCGCCACCAAGCAGATAAGGCACAACTCCTCAAACCGTAATACACCTATTATTGCCGTTACAGCACATGCTATCGCCGAAGAAAGAGAGCGTATCTCCTCAAGTGGTATGGATGGCTACTTACCCAAGCCCATTGATGAAGCGGCACTTAAAGGGGTGATCACTCGCTGGAAGACCAGACCTAAGTTTACCCACTTTGATCAACGGACATTGAATTGGGAGCTATGCTTGACCCAGGCCAATAACAAGCCAGACTTAGCGCTAGACATGCTTAAGATGTTATTAAAGTCACTACCAGAGACTGTTGAGCAGATAGAACTTGCTCTTTCAAGTTTAGATGATGATAAAATGCTCGCCTGCATCCATAAGCTCCATGGAGCTTGTTGCTATTGCGGCGTACCGACAACTCAGAAACTTTGCCAGGAAATAGAATCTGGGTTAAAGCGCGGCGAGACAATAGAGAATGTAGAACCGGAAATACTAGAGTTACTTGATGAGTTAACTAAGGTAGAATCTGCCGCTAATCAAGTGATCTCCCAGCTATCAGTGGATATATAA
- the rlmD gene encoding 23S rRNA (uracil(1939)-C(5))-methyltransferase RlmD — protein MAQFFKAKPNTSKQLSSKLSLKVTQLDHLGAGIAHHDGKIVFINGALPGETVSVQLTEQKKKFARAKLLKIDKASAQRVSPLCPHFDKCGGCDLQHLDIDAQRKHKASTLVDLVNKFAQTQAGEVCDTLSDNAWHYRRRARLATWFDKNTKHISLGFRASSSSDVVEIQSCAVLAEPLSALIPDLAFMLNQLSGKKALGHVELTQADNGNFVVLRVTKALSDKDKARLVEFANKHQVIVLLQDDDAQCEHLNGAGEQPYYGFDDNQVKLNFSPGNFIQVNAQVNQAMVSQAVEWLSPKADERVLDLFCGIGNFSLPLAKDGAEVIGVEGVQAMVEQARINAKQSGLDKVSFYHADLSADLSKEPWLGKVDKMLIDPARAGAYESMQSLKKLKPKALVYVSCNPASLARDSEVILKQGYQLKKIGLVDMFPQTHHLESMALFELKN, from the coding sequence ATGGCACAATTTTTTAAAGCAAAACCAAATACATCTAAACAATTATCATCAAAATTGTCATTAAAGGTGACTCAGCTAGATCACCTCGGTGCTGGTATCGCTCACCACGATGGCAAGATCGTATTTATCAATGGTGCGTTGCCAGGTGAGACGGTATCGGTGCAATTGACTGAGCAAAAGAAAAAGTTTGCTCGAGCTAAGTTACTTAAAATTGATAAAGCCTCCGCGCAGCGGGTTTCACCTCTTTGCCCACATTTCGACAAATGTGGTGGCTGTGATCTGCAGCACCTTGATATCGATGCACAGCGTAAGCATAAGGCCAGTACCTTAGTCGATTTGGTGAATAAGTTTGCTCAAACCCAGGCTGGTGAAGTATGTGACACCCTAAGTGATAACGCTTGGCATTATCGCCGCCGAGCCCGTTTAGCGACCTGGTTTGATAAAAATACCAAGCACATAAGCCTTGGATTTAGAGCCAGTAGCAGCAGTGACGTGGTTGAGATCCAATCTTGCGCTGTGTTAGCCGAGCCGTTGTCGGCGTTAATTCCAGACTTGGCATTTATGCTTAACCAGTTAAGCGGTAAGAAAGCCCTAGGCCACGTTGAGCTGACTCAAGCCGATAACGGTAACTTTGTGGTGCTGCGTGTGACTAAGGCGTTATCGGATAAAGATAAGGCTAGGTTAGTTGAATTTGCGAATAAGCATCAGGTCATAGTGCTGTTGCAAGATGATGATGCTCAGTGCGAGCACCTAAATGGAGCGGGTGAGCAGCCTTATTATGGTTTTGATGATAACCAAGTCAAACTTAACTTCTCGCCAGGTAACTTTATCCAAGTTAACGCTCAGGTTAACCAAGCCATGGTCAGTCAGGCGGTTGAGTGGCTATCACCAAAGGCGGACGAACGGGTATTAGATCTGTTCTGCGGTATTGGCAACTTTAGTTTGCCATTGGCGAAAGATGGCGCCGAGGTGATTGGGGTTGAAGGTGTGCAGGCTATGGTTGAGCAGGCAAGAATTAATGCTAAGCAGAGCGGCTTAGATAAAGTCTCTTTCTATCATGCCGATCTGAGCGCCGATCTGTCGAAGGAACCCTGGCTTGGTAAAGTTGATAAGATGCTTATCGATCCGGCTCGCGCGGGGGCATACGAAAGCATGCAATCTCTGAAGAAACTAAAGCCGAAAGCCTTAGTCTATGTTTCTTGTAATCCAGCGAGCCTTGCCCGTGATAGCGAGGTGATTTTAAAGCAAGGTTATCAGCTTAAAAAGATCGGATTAGTGGATATGTTTCCACAAACCCATCACTTGGAGTCAATGGCACTGTTTGAGTTAAAAAATTAA